CAGTGGACGGGTGGTCTTGGTTGCTCAAAGGAGGCGTCCTGTGTGTCGTGGGCGAGGCGCGCGATGGCATGCCGCTATAGCGGCGCCAGCATGCGCGGCGAAACCATACAATTATTTGAACCCGCCAGTACAGATTGTGTGAATGCGTCTGGTCAGGCGCCGCTGGGCGTGCACGGGCCCGTGCGCTGAGCGGTTGGCCACGCACGCCGCGCCAGCAGGCACGCGACCACGGGACGGTGCCGTACCAGCCGCATGCAGCTGCGACCAGGTCTGCAGTGTTCGCGACCAAGATGGGTTTTTATGGGAACGCGGCGGCCTGCGCCGCGTCGGTGCGTGGCGCGTAGACCTTGGAGCGGCCCGCAATCCATTGCGGGCGGTGGTCAGGCGGGTGTGGACGGCGGGCAGGAATCCGGAGTGCGGTTTCCGAGCACCGGCCTCGCCCGTTCGGAAGCCGCACAGGCGTGCGCTGCAGTCAGCGGCCGGTCTTGATCTCGGTCCACAGCCGCGTGTACAGGCGGTCCACGTCCGGCGGATTGATCGCGTAGGTAAACATCTTGGCGGTCACTTCCGGCGGCGGATAGATGGTGGGGTCGTTGCGGATCGCCGCATCCACCAACGGCGTGGCGGTACGCACCGGGTTGGCGTAGTGGATGAAGTTGGTATTGGCCGCGGCCACCTCGGGCTTCAATAGATAATTGATGAAGGCATAGGCGTTGTCCGGATGCCTGGCGTCCTTGGGAATGGCCAGCATGTCGAACCATTGCGGCGCGCCTTCCTTCGGGATCGCGTAGGCCACCTTGATATTGTTGCCGGCTTCCACCGCGCGATCGCGCGCCTGGATGATGTCGCCCGACCAGCCCACCGCCAGGCAGGTATTGCCGTTGGCCAGCGAGGTCACGTACTGGCTGGAATGGAAATTCTGCACATACGGGCGGATGGCCTTGATCAGCGCGGCAGCCTTTTCGATCTCGGCCGGCACCGTGCTGTGCGGGTCCAGGCCCAGGTAGTTCAGGGCGATCGGAATCATGTCCGAGGGCGTGTCCAGGATGGTCACGCCGCAGTCCTTGAGCTTGGAAAGATTCTCCGGCTTGAACACCAGGTCCCAGCTGTTGGCGACCTCGGTGCTGCCGAAGATCGCCTTGAGCTTGTCGACGTTGTAGCCGATGCCGGTGGTGCCGATCATGTACGGCACGCCATAGGCATTGCCCGGGTCCTGCGCGGCGATGCGGCGCATCACGTCCGGATCCAGATTGGCCAGGTTGGGGATCTTGCTCTTGTCCAGCGGCAGGAACACGCCGGCCTGGATCTGGCGGCCGAAGAAATTGAGCGTGGGCACCACCACGTCGTAATCGCTGCCACCGGCCAGCAACTTGGTTTCCACCATCTCGTCGCTGTCGAACACGTCGTAGGTGACCTTGATGCCGGTGTTCTTCTCGAATGCCGGGATGGTGTCTTCGGCGATGTAGTCGGAGTAGTTGTAGACGTTGAGTACCTTGGCCTGCGCGTCGGCTTTGCCCGGGGCGCCACCGCCGCCACAGCCGGACAACAGGGTGATGGACAACGTCAGTGCGAGCAGTCGCAGCGTCATGTGGGTCTCCAGCGCGATGGGGGCGGCCCGGCGCGGGGCCGGTCTGCCGCCAGACTACCCACCGTGCCCAGGTTTGCCCAGCGGGGCCGGCCGGGAGGTGCGCTGACCATGCACCGGGCAGCAGGCTGGCCGCCCGCAGGCGCGTTCGCAGCGACCGATGCCATGCCGCCGATCGGCAGGCCAGACCCTGCACTGCCGTGGCAGCGGACGCAGGATGCTCCTGCAGCGAGTGCTGCCGCGCCGGCGATGTGTCGCTGTCGCGCCTACCTGCCCAGCGCGTGCGCGGTGTCGTCCAGCGCGCCCCAGGCCTTGTCGAACAGCTCGTCCACCTGGGCGCGGGTGATGATCAGCGGCGGCGACAGCAGCATCGCGTCGTAGGTGGCGCGCAGGATCAGCCCGCGTTGCAGCGCGAAATCACGGCAGAGCGCACCGACCCGCCCGCGTCCGGGGAAATACCTGCCGCGCTGACGCTTGTCCGGCACCAATTCCAGCGCACCGACCAGCCCGGCGATGCGCGCCTCGCCCACCAACCGATGCTCGCCCAGCTCGGCCCAGCGCTGCGCCAGATACGGCGCGATCTGCGTGCGCGCGGTGTCCACGATGCCCTCGTCCTGCAGCAGGCGCAGATTCTCCAGCGCCACCGCCGCGCACACCGGGTGCCCGGCATAGGTACCGCCATGTGCCAGCTCGCCGCCCTGCCGCTTGAGCACCCCGGCCACGCGATCGCTGAACATCGCCGCCGCCAGCGGGATATAGCCGGAGGTGATGCCCTTGGCCAGCGTCATCACATCCGGCTGAAACCCGAAATACTCGGCTCCGAACCACGGCCCGGTGCGCCCGAACCCGCAGATCACTTCATCGGCCACCAGCAA
The window above is part of the Xanthomonas campestris pv. badrii genome. Proteins encoded here:
- a CDS encoding polyamine ABC transporter substrate-binding protein → MTLRLLALTLSITLLSGCGGGGAPGKADAQAKVLNVYNYSDYIAEDTIPAFEKNTGIKVTYDVFDSDEMVETKLLAGGSDYDVVVPTLNFFGRQIQAGVFLPLDKSKIPNLANLDPDVMRRIAAQDPGNAYGVPYMIGTTGIGYNVDKLKAIFGSTEVANSWDLVFKPENLSKLKDCGVTILDTPSDMIPIALNYLGLDPHSTVPAEIEKAAALIKAIRPYVQNFHSSQYVTSLANGNTCLAVGWSGDIIQARDRAVEAGNNIKVAYAIPKEGAPQWFDMLAIPKDARHPDNAYAFINYLLKPEVAAANTNFIHYANPVRTATPLVDAAIRNDPTIYPPPEVTAKMFTYAINPPDVDRLYTRLWTEIKTGR